The nucleotide sequence AAGATTCACGCCCGGGCCATTGGCCCGTATTCGCTGGTCACGCAGCAGCCGCTGGGCGGCAAGGCACAGTTCGGTGGGCAGCGGTTCGGCGAAATGGAAGTGTGGGCCCTTCAGGCTTACGGGGCGGCCTACACGCTCCAGGAACTCCTTACGATCAAGTCCGACGACATCGCTGGGCGCACGAAGGCCTACGAGGCAATCGTCAAGGGCGACCGGGAAGTCGAACCGGGCACGCCCGAATCGTTCAATGTGTTGGTGCGCGAAATGCAGAGTCTTTGTCTCGATGTGATCAAACTGGTGCGCGTTGAAGGCGCCGCGGATCACGAGGACGACGAAGAAGAACCCGTGGAGGAATAAGACCTTGGCCAAGTACATACCAACCACCGGAGAGCGTTTCGATTCGCTGGCCATTCGGCTGGCATCGCCCGAGGAGATCCTAAAGTGGTCGCGCGGCGAGGTCAAGAAGCCCGAAACCATCAACTACCGCACCTTCAAGCCGGAAAAGGACGGTCTCTTCTGCGAGCGCATTTTCGGCCCCGTGAAGGACTGGGAATGCGGCTGCGGCAAATACAAGAAGGTCAAGCACCGCGGGATTACCTGCGATCGGTGCGGTGTCGAAATCACGGAATCCAAGGTTCGTCGCGAGCGCATGGGCTGCATCCGGCTGGCCGTGCACGTGACGCACATCTGGTTTTTCAAGACCACGCCGAGTTGCATCGGCAACCTGCTCGACCTTTCGATTCGCATTCTTGAGCGCATCATCTATTTCGAGCATTACATTGTCATCGATCCGGGCGACACCTCGCTTGAAAAGATGCAGACGCTCACCGAGGACCAGTATCAGGATGCGCGATCCGAATTCGGCGACCGGTTCAAGGCCAAAATGGGCGCCGAAGCCATCAAGGAACTTCTGGAGGAAATTGACATAGACGCGCTGTCGGCCGAACTGCACAACCAGTTCGCCCACACGACGTCGCTTCAGTCCCGCGCGAAGGCCATCAAGCGCCTCAAGGTGGTCGAGGCGATTCGCAAGTCAGGCAACAATCCCGCGTGGATGGTCCTCGACGTGGTGCCGGTCATCCCGCCGGATTTGCGGCCGCTCGTCCCGCTGGAAGGCGGACGCTACGCCACGAGCGATCTGAACGATTTGTACCGCCGCGTCATCAACCGCAACAACCGCCTGAAGCGTCTCATCGAACTCCGTGCGCCCGAAGTCATTTTGCGCAACGAGAAACGCATGCTCCAGGAAGCGGTGGACGCGCTGTTCGACAACGGCCGGCACGGGCGCACCGTGCTGGGCGCCGGCAACCGCCCGCTGAAATCCCTGAGCGACATGCTCAAGGGCAAACAGGGCCGTTTCCGCCAGAACCTGCTCGGCAAGCGCGTGGACTATTCGGGCCGTTCGGTCATCGTGGTCGGGCCGGAACTCAAACTGCACCAGTGCGGTCTGCCCAAGAAGATGGCCCTCGAACTGTTCGAACCCTTCATCATTCACGAGATCAAGAAACGCGGCATCGCCACGACCATCAAGGCCGCCAAACGCGCCATCGCGCAGGGCCGCACCGAAGTCTGGGACATCCTCGAAGACGTCATCACGGATCACCCCGTTCTGTTGAACCGCGCGCCGACGCTGCACCGGCTGGGCATCCAGGCCTTCCAGCCCGTTCTCATCGAAGGAAAGGCCATCCGGATTCATCCGCTGGTCTGCCGCGCGTTCAACGCGGACTTCGACGGCGACCAGATGGCCGTCCATGTGCCGCTGATGCCCGCCGCGCAACTCGAAGCGCGCCTGCTCATGCTTTCGACGACCAATATCTTCTCACCGTCCGACGGACGGCCGATCGTGACGCCCAGCCAGGACATTGTTTTGGGCATCTCTTGGATGACCAAGCACCGCCCCGGCGTAAAGGGTGAATGGAAGAAGGAGTGGACCGGCAAAAACGGCGAGATTCTTAAACCGGGCCGGGTCTACGATTCCGTGGCGTCCGTGATTATGGCCTACAATCTGGGCGCGGTGGACATTCACGCCGCCATCAAGATTCGGTATGACGGCAAAATTGTGGACACGACCGTGGGCCGGGTGCTTTTCCTAGACGCCTTGGCGCCGGAAATCCGCCTCGACGACGTCAACAAAGAACAGAACCAATCGTCCATCGGCGACATCATCGCGCGCGCCTATGCCCGCCATGGCCACAACAAGACCGTCGAACTGCTCGACAAACTCAAGGCCGTGGGGTTCAAGTACGCAACGCTCGCCGGCATTTCGATCGCGGTCAGCGACATGATCGTGCCCGCCGCCAAAAAGGAATTGATCGCTTCCACGGAAAAAGAGGTCGTTCGCATTGACGAAATGTACCAAAACGGCCTGATTACCGAAGGCGAACGCTATAACATGATCATTGACCAGTGGACCGCCACCACCGAGCGTGTGTCCGCGGCCATGCTCGAGGAAATGGCGAAGAACGAACAGGGTTTCAGCGGCATCTACCTCATGTTCTCCTCGCAGGCGCGCGGCACCAAGCAGCAGATCCGCCAGTTGGCCGCCATGCGCGGTCTCATGGCCAAGCCTTCCGGCGACATCATCGAATCGCCCATCATGTCGAACTTCCGCGAGGGACTGACGGTCATCGAATATTTCATCTCGTCGCACGGTGCGCGCAAAGGCCTGGCGGATACGGCGCTCAAGACCGCCGACGCCGGTTATCTCACGCGGCGTCTCGTGGACGTTTCACAGGACGTGACCATCGAGGAAGAAGACTGCGGAACGCTGAATGGCATCTGGGTCGAAGCGTTGATGGACGGCGAAAACGAGGTGGCGTCCATCGAGGAACGCATCTTCGGGCGTTTCGCGCTCGACGACATCATGGTGCCGGGCCAAGCCGAACCGATCGTCCGCGCCAACGAAATGATTACGGAAGAAAAGGCCGCGAAGATCAAGGCGGCGGGCCTGCCGGGCGTGCGCATTCGATCCGTCATGACCTGTCAATCCAAGCGCGGCGTGTGCCAGCGGTGCTATGGGCGCAACCTGGCCACGGGACAACTCATCGAACTGGGCGAGGCGGTCGGCATCATTTCGGCGCAGTCCATCGGCGAACCGGGAACTCAGCTGACGATGCGCACATTCCATATCGGCGGCGCGGCCAGCCGACAGGTCGAATCCACCGAAATCAAGGCCTACGACGGCGGCGTCATCGAGTTCCGCAACGTGCGCACCGCCGTCAACCGGGAAGGCAAGACCGTCGTCGTGAACCGGGGCGGCGAACTCATCATTTTCGGCCCCGAGCAAAAGGAAGTCCAGCGCGCGCTGACACCCCCCGGAGCGGTCCTGCTGGTCGAAAACCAGCAGAAAGTCCGCAAGGGGCAGGTTATCATGGAGCGCGATCCGTACAACGATTCGATCGTCGCGGAGGCCTCCGGCCTGGTCCACTTGGAAGGCATGATTGAGGGTATCACCATGCGCGTGGACATCAATCCCGACACGGGCCTTGAAGAACGCGTGATTACCGATCACAAGCAGGATCTGCACCCGCAGATCTCCATTCTCGGCAAGCATGATGAGGTGTTGACGTTCGCCACCATCCCTGCGCAGACCCATGTGCTGGTCAAGGACGGCGACAAGGTGCGCGCGGGCGATCTGCTCGCCAAGGCCCCGCGCCAGTTGAGCAAGACGAAGGACATCACCGGCGGTCTGCCGCGTGTCGCCGAACTTTTCGAGGCGCGCCAGCCGAAGGATCCGGCCGTCATCAGCCATATTGACGGCATCATCGAACTCGGCGCCGCCGCCAAGGGCATGCGCAAGGTCAAGGTCGTGCCGCAAGTCGGCAAGGAACGCATCTACACCATTCCGCCCGGAAAACATCTCAACGTCCAGGCGGGCGACCGCGTGTATGCCGGCCAGCGCCTGACCGACGGCCCGGTCATCCTGAACGACATCCTGGAAGTCCAGGGCGAGGACGCGCTGCGCAAGTACTTGCTCGATGAGGTTCAATTGGTGTACCGCCTTCAGGGCGTGCGTATCAACGACAAGCATATCGAGACTATCATCCGCCAGATGCTGCGCAAGGTCCGCATCAAGGACGATCCCGGCGACACCGTTTTCCTCGCCCATGAAGAAGTGGACAAAATCCGGTTCCGCGAGGTCAACGAGGAAACCCAGCGGCGCAACGGGCGGCCCGCCGAGGCCGAACCGCTGCTCCAAGGCGTGACCAAGGCGGCGCTAAGCACCGAAAGTTTCGTGGCGGCGGCCTCGTTCCAGCAAACGACGCGCGTCCTCACCGAGGCGGCGCTCTCCGGCAAGCGCGACCATCTGCGCGGGCTTAAAGAGAACGTCATCATCGGCCACCTGATTCCGGCCGGCACGGGTAGTCCGCATTACCAGGACACCCAGGTCGTCCTCAATGAAACCGTCAGCCAGGACTTCTCCGACGAACTCGAAGTCGGCATTCAACTAACCGGCGAAGACGAGTTGGACGAAGCCGCTTCCTGATTCGATCGCATTGGAAAGAACCCGTTGAAAGCGGCTCTTTCGCCGTGGACGAAGTGGGTGGGTGGGCTTCACTCGAAAGGTGAAATCTATCCCGTGTCTCTTTCGTCCATGGGGACCGACAAACGCCTTCGACGCCCACTGACGAATCAAGATTGAAACGTCCCGCCCGCGGAATGCCGCCTCACCATTCGAGCGGCCACGCGTGATTGAGCGCGCCGTGGCCATGGCCGAGCGGGTAACTTTGGCGTATCGCTTCGGTCAGGTATTCTTTGGCGCGCTGGACGGCGTCGGGCACGTCGTATCCGCGCGCCAGACATGCCGTAACGGCCGCCGAATAGGTGCAGCCCGTGCCGTGCGTGTTTCGCGTTTCGATGCGTGGCGCATCGAAGGTCCGCTGGGCGAATCCATCGAACAGATAATCGCGCGCGACGTCCTGCTGCAAGTGGCCGCCCTTGATCAAGACATACTTCGGGCCGAATGCGTGTATGCGTTTCGCGGCGTCGGGGATGTCGTCGGCCGATGCGATGCGCCGGTTCGCAAGAATTTCGGCCTCGGGGATGTTTGGCATGACGATCAGGGCATGGGGCAGCAGCCGGTTGCACAGTGCGTTGCGCGCGTCGGCCCGCAACAGCGTGTCGCCGCTCTTGGCCACCATGACGGGATCCACGACGAGATTCCGGATGTCGTGCGCCCGGATCGCCTCCGCAACCGCCTCGACGATATGCGCGTTCGACAGCATGCCCGTCTTGGCGGCATCTATGCCGATATCTTCGGCTACGGCGCGAATCTGCCCGGCCACGAATGCGGGCGGCAGATCGAAGATGTCGGTTACCGCCACCGTGTTCTGCGCCGTCACCGCGGTCACCGCCGCCATGCCGTGCACGCCCAGCATGGCAAATGTCTTGAGATCAGCCTCGATGCCCGCGCCGCCGCCGGAATCGCTGCCGGCGATCGTCAGGGCGCAGCAAACGCCGCGAAGCGGGGCGATCTCATCCTTTGGCGACATCGGCAAATTGCTCCGCAAGGATGTTCTTTTTGATCTTGCCAGTGGCTGTTTTGGGCAATTCGGGAACAAACCGGACGTAACGCGGACATTTGTAGGGCGCCAAATGCTCCCGGCAGAAGGCGATAATTTCCTTTTCGGTCAACTCAGCGCCCTCGGCGAGTTTCACGACGGCCAGCACTTCCTGGCCCCAGCGCGGTTCGTCAACCCCGATCACGGCCGCCTCCGCGATGCCTTCCATGCGCAGGAGAACGCCTTCGATCTGGGCGGGGTAGATGTTCTGTCCGCCCCGGATGATCATGTCTTTCAAGCGCCCGACGATGTAGAGGTATCCCTCCTCGTCGAAACGTCCGAGGTCGCCCGTTGACAGCCAGCCGTCCTTGAGCACTTCCGCGGTCGCCTCGGGATTCTTGTAATACCCCTTCATCACGGTCGGCCCGGAAACCAAAATTTCGCCGATTGCCCCGGTGGGCACGTCTTTTCCGCTGGAGTCCACGATTCGTATGCGTGTGTAGCGCAGGGCGGGGCCACAGGAATTCCAGCGGATGGGATCCATGTGATCCGCGACGGCGCTTGCGCAGGTGGCTTCGCTCAGTCCGTAGCCCTGGATCAGCGGCGTCTTCAATACGCGCTGCGTGGCAAGGTAAGTGTCCTCCGGCATCGGGGCCGCGCCCGAAACAAAGAAGCGCATCGAACGGATGTCGTATTCGCCGGCTTTCGGATTCGCGCACAAAATGGCATAAATGGTCGGGACCGCGCTCATGATTGAAATCTTGTATTTGGCGATCATCGGCAGGATGCCCAGCGCGTTGAATTTCGTCATCAGGACGAGATCCGCGCCGCCCATCAGCGGCACAAGCAGTGTCACGACCTGGGCATTGACGTGAAACATCGGCAAGACGCACAGGAAACGATCCGTCGGTTGCAATATGGTCGAACGGAGCACCATGCGGGCATTCCAGATGTAATTGCGGTGCGTCAGGATGACGCCCTTCGGCGCGCCGGTCGTTCCCGACGTGTAAATAAGGGCTGCATCGTCCTGTTCGGTGACATCCGCCTTGGGAATTTCCGCCACAGGTTCCAACAGCGCCGAAAACGGTTCCGTGCCTTCGGCGGACTTGTCGCCCATCACGAAGACATGCCGCAGGGTCGGCGCCATTTGCCTGAGGACCGGCAGCAGCGGCACGAAGTCCGGCAGCATGATCAGCGTTGTCGCGTCCGCATTGGTTGCGATATAGGCGATCTCCTCGGGTTTCAACATCGGATTGACGGGCACGATCACCGCGCCAATCCGCCCGACGCCGAGGAACAGATAGACGAATTCCATGCAATTGCCCATCAGCAGGATGATCTTGTCGCCCTTGCCGACGCCGCGCCGGGCGAGATTGGCGGCAATCCATGCGCCCCGGTCGCGAATGGTTTTATAGCCATACTCCTGATCGTCGCAGAAAATGAAGGTTTTGTCGTTCCGTTCCTCGGTCAACTGATCCAACAGGTCTGAAATTATCACGAAAACACTCTCCTTTGTCATGCACGAATTACACGAACCGGGCAAAGGAGGACCACCGCCTCCCCTGCGCCGGACGCGCAACGCGCGCGGCACACTGGGCCGTTTCTGGTTATTGGAAGGCGGGAAATCAACCCATCGATCGGCCCCGCCGGGAGGTGCAAGGCTAGGCGCCACCCGCGCCCAGCTGGTCAATCATGGTTATCAGCGGCACGAACACCGCCAGCATCAACAGGATTACGAGAACCCCGATGAATACGGTCAATATCGGCTGCAAGGCGTCGCCGATGGTCGAGATCGCGATATTTACCTCCTCTTCATAGGTGTCCGCGACCTGCTCCGCGATGGTATCGAGCCGTCCGGATTCTTCCCCCGTGACGAACATGTCCGCCACGACCGGCGGAATGATGTCGGACGCCGCACGCAACGGCGCTTCGAGTCCGCCGCCACGCTCGACCGAATCGCGCATGGATTGCAGCGTTTCGGCGACGGCGCGGTTGTGAATCGCGTTGCGGACGAGTTCCAGCGTGGCCATCATGGAAAGGCCGCTGCGCAGCAGAAGGGCCAAGGTGCGGGACATTTCGACGACGGCGTTTTTACGCAGGATCGGCCCGACAATCGGAATGCGCAGTTTGGCCCGGTCGGCCGCCAAACGGCGCAGGGGATTGCGCACATACCAGTATTTGTAGGCGACGGCCGCCGCCACGACGGCGAGGATGGCCACCCACCAAAACGTTCCGGCTACCTTGGCCGCGCCCATGAAGTAGCGCGTCATGGCCGGCATTTCCACGTCGAACTTCGAGAACATGCCCTCGAATTCGGGCACGACGACCCGCGCGATGAACAGGACGGCGCCGAAACAAGCCACCAGGAGGATGACCGGGTAGAACATGGCGCCCCGCACGCGTTTGCGGAGCATCTCGTGACGGTCGCGATAGGCCACCACCCGTTGAAGCACGGTGACGAGCGTGCCGCTGGCCTCGCTGGCCTTGATGAGATTCACGAACACCACGTCAAAATGGCGCGGATGCCGCTCAAAGGCCTGCCAGAGGGTATTGCCCATTTCGACATGCTGGGCAATGTCCGCCACCAACGAACGAAGCGCCGCCTTTTCGCCGCGTTCCGAAAGCGCGCGCAGCGATTTCAGAATGGGCGTGCCTGCCTCGAGCAGCATGATGAGCTGCCGCAAAAACATCGTGATGTCCGCGTGGCGAATCGCCCCGCCGGCCAGTCGTTCCGGGGGCGGGGCGGACGGCGCCAGCACCTCGACCGACACGGAATTTCCAGCGCGGGCCGGGCTCGCGCTTTCGGCGTTGGCCGCTGCCTTGCGGCGCACCCGTTTGATGGGCCCTGCGGGTTTTTCTGCAGTCGGTGCCATGTCCGTTCCTCCATCCGTCGCCCGACGGCCCATGAACCACCGGGCGGATTGACGCTCAAGGTCCTTCGTTCCAATATACGATTCGGGGACTATTGCCTTCGCCGAAAACGGCCACGGCTTCGGCGCGGGCATGCGTGGTGCGCATCTCGCGGTCGCCGGGACCGAGATCGGATATCCGGGATTCGCTCACAATCCAATAACTACGAACAGGCGCGGCGGATCCTTTCGCGGCCACTTCGGCCCACGGACCCTTCTCCTCCGCGACTTTCACCGTCACGGCGCCCATGCGGTTCGTGCGCGGCGAAAAGCCCTTGGGATCCTGGCGGCTGGGACCGTACACGGGAACACGGAATTCGCGCGGTCCCGCCAGCAACGCGTCCATGCGCCCGGACATCGTGGCTTGCTGAATTTCGCCGATCCCCGCCTGCACGCCGCCCGACGCCATTGCCCGTGCCTGTTGGAGACGCTGATCGTAGCGTGAATGATCCATGGCGATATACATGTAGTCCACGTAGGCCGCCCCCATCAGGCTGAACAGGAACAACAGGCCCAGCGCCGTTATCAGGGCTGCGCCGCGTTTCCGGATCCCATCTGTCACCGTCGTTTGCATATTAGTTCACCCAAATGGGAAAGACTGTTTTGCGCGAAATCTGTTCATTGGGCCGGAGGGGATCCATGATCGTCAGGCTGACTCGGACGGCGGCCGGCAATTCCGGTTTGGTCCACGCCGCGAACCACGATCCGTCGGAACGGCGTTCGCTGTATTCGATACGCATGGCCAGCACGCCGTCGGCCACTTTTATCGGCGCCCCGGCTTCGCCCGGCAGGTTTATCGTGCGCAACAGGGCCGTCTTGCCGTCTTGCCGGTCAATCCGATAGGTAACGTCCACGCGTCGCGGCGGTTCATCCGGCTTCAACGGCAACGACACCGGCAACGTCATGCGGTCGTCTTCCAGCGGAACCCGGTGGAACCGATCGTCGGTTGCCGTGCGCCCCGATCCGCGAATCGAGGCGCCGTCCACGGCCGGTGACACAACCAAGGCGAAATCTTTCCGCATCTCGTTGAAAATACGCGAGGCCAATTCGTCGAGTTCCATGCGCCGGGTGGTTTCGCGCCAGGCGTCCGACACCTTGAAAAGCATCGTGATTCCCATGGTCGTCGCAACGCCCATCAAGGCGATGACCGTGAGCAATTCAAGCAGGGTAAAACCGCGCGGCGGTCGTGACCGATTCATTTCGCGTCCCCCTCCTTGGCCGGTATCGCGGATCGCGACAGGCACGAGGTGAGTGGATATGCGCAGGGACGGCCCTTGTCGTTCCAGCGAACGACCACCGTCAACTCCACATGGGCGGCGCCAGGCTCGGGCACCCGCGCATACGCCTGCCATGTAAAGTTCTGGTACATGACGTGATCGCGCCGGCTGGATCGCCGGTCCGCCGGAATGGTTGAGGGAGGATGCACGGAATGACGCGTATCCGCCGGCTCGCCCAACAGCGTGACGGGCGTCAATGCGCCGGGATCGGCGCTGTTCAACCGCCACTCGTATCGTTCGGGTGAATTCATCACGGCATGCAGACATTCTCCGGCTAGTTGCATCGCAACCGTCTGGAGGCGGTTTGACTGGGCAAGGGCAAGGCTGGATCCGAACAGGGAGACAAAAACCGTGATGCCCGTGCCCATCACCACGATGGCCACGAGAATTTCCAGCAAGGTAAAACCACGCGTGCGGCTTGTCCTTGCGCAATGGTCAGTCAACTTGGCGATCTCCTTCATTCCACAGGTCCGCGCAGCACCCGGATCCCACAGCCATGCTCCGGATTCGCCGTCCTTCCGCCAGGCAGCCGTATCCTACTGCCATACCCTCTCTTTTGTCAACCGCCTTGTCAAACTTTTTCAACGGTATCCCGTAACGGGACAGGCGTGGGCGTTGCCCATTCTCTTCGTGCTTGTCATCGTGCTCGTCATCATAATCGCACTCAAAACCCCGCGATTTTCGCACTCGCTGAATTTGAAACTATAATTGATTGCGCAAATTGCCCAGGACTTTCTTGTTTTTTTTGAAGCCGGTTTTTGTAATAACCTGCGTTCTTGCCGACCGCGCCCTAATCCATGGAGAGTCGGTGACCCCGCGCCGCTTCGTGTTGACCTGCCCAATCCGGCTTCCTTGCATAAAGGCCTATCGTCATGGATGAAGCCCCTGCCATGTGCGCATCGAGGCAATTTCTCAGTATTGACGGATTGGTGTTGGGTGTGTATGATAAGCCTATCTTGTCTCGGCGGCATGTGCGGTAAGGTACAAACGGCATAGGGGTGCGGAGCCATGCAGGAAATTGTGTTGGGTTTGGGCCGGCAGAAAAGCCTGCGGTCGGTTGTGTCAATGGCGGAAGCGCAGCTTCGCAAGACGCAGGGCGTTCCGCGCAAGATCGTCGCGCGTTCGGATACGGTCGAGGTCACGGCGGAGCGCGGCGATTTCAAGGGCGATTTCGAGACGTTTTCATTCTCAGCGCGCGTCTCGCGCAGCGTGGCCAACGCGCTTCGCACGATCGCGATCGAATATTCCGACGCCTGCTCGCTCGAGGAGGAAAGCGGCATCCATCTCGTTCATTGTCCGGCGGTGGGCAATGCCTTTTCGCCGCGATCGTTCGAGGCGGTGGACAAGTTGTCGGGCGCGATTCCGTTGCCGGAGACATGGCGCGTGTCCGGCGACAACTACCGCATAGACACGATTAGTTCGGAACTGCTGTTCCAGGCCTTGTTGCAGTACAAGGCGAGCGACGTGCACCTGTCGCCGGGCGAGACGCCCGTGTTTCGCGTGGACGGTTCGACGCTGCGATCGGAACTCATCGGCGTGTTGTCGAGCGCGCAGATCTATGCGTTGATTCGGCAGTTGGCTTCGGACATCTACTGGCGGGAATTCGAGGAATACAAACAAACGAGTTTCAGTTTCCACCAGGTGGGGCTGGGTTATGCGCGCGTGTCGGCGTTCATGAAGTCCGGCGCGCCGCACTGCACGTTGCGTTTCCTGCCGGAAAACATTCCGTCGTTCGAGGATCTGAACATTCCAAAGGAGACCATGGTCAAACTGGCGCAGCTTCATCACGGGCTGGTGCTCATCACCGGCATGACGGGGTCCGGGAAGACCACCACCGCCGCCGCGCTTGTGGACTGGATCAATTCCACGGCCACGGACCATATCATCACCATCGAAAACCCCATCGAATACGTTCACACAAACAAGAAATCCATCATTTCCCAGCGCAATCTGGGTTCGGACGTGAACTCTTTCGGCGAGGCGGTGCGCGGCGCGCTGCGGCACGATCCCGACGTCATCGTCATCGGCGAAATGCGCGATCCGGACACCATTCGATCGGCCATCAACGCCGCGGCCACGGGCCATCTCGTCATCAGCACCCTGCACTCGAACACGGCCTACGAGGTGGTCAACCGCATCGTCAGTTTCTTCGATCCGATCGAGCGCGATCTGGTCCGGTTGCAATTGCGCGACTGCACGCGGTGCGTCATTTGCCAGCGGCTGGTCCCGAAGGTCGGCGGCGGCCGCATCCCGGCGCTCGAGATCATGTTCAACGACATCAAGCCCATCAACGACGGGATCTGCGAGGGCGACACCGACGGCATTCGCATCGGCATGCAGCAGACCGTTTCGCATTCGTTTCTGTTCGAGGATTACCTGCTCAAATTGTACAAGGCCGGTAAAATCGATCTCGAACATGCGCGCACGTATTCGACCGACGAAAGCGTGCTGGATCAGATGATCATGGGCACCTATTCGGTGCCGCGCCTTGACAGCCTCAAGGAATTGC is from Candidatus Hydrogenedentota bacterium and encodes:
- a CDS encoding PilT/PilU family type 4a pilus ATPase, whose translation is MQEIVLGLGRQKSLRSVVSMAEAQLRKTQGVPRKIVARSDTVEVTAERGDFKGDFETFSFSARVSRSVANALRTIAIEYSDACSLEEESGIHLVHCPAVGNAFSPRSFEAVDKLSGAIPLPETWRVSGDNYRIDTISSELLFQALLQYKASDVHLSPGETPVFRVDGSTLRSELIGVLSSAQIYALIRQLASDIYWREFEEYKQTSFSFHQVGLGYARVSAFMKSGAPHCTLRFLPENIPSFEDLNIPKETMVKLAQLHHGLVLITGMTGSGKTTTAAALVDWINSTATDHIITIENPIEYVHTNKKSIISQRNLGSDVNSFGEAVRGALRHDPDVIVIGEMRDPDTIRSAINAAATGHLVISTLHSNTAYEVVNRIVSFFDPIERDLVRLQLRDCTRCVICQRLVPKVGGGRIPALEIMFNDIKPINDGICEGDTDGIRIGMQQTVSHSFLFEDYLLKLYKAGKIDLEHARTYSTDESVLDQMIMGTYSVPRLDSLKELRHAGRA